TTTTGTGGAAAATTTCGGTGGGTTGTATAGACCTACTTTTAGGGGGGTTCTCCGCTATGTTGAGGTTTGGGGTTGCGACTTACATGTGGTGAATGTGGTTAGGGGGATGGTGGGCGGGGGATGGGGAAAGGCGTTGGGTGAGGAGGTGTGTGAAGCTCTTGAATTTTTGTCAAAATTTAGACCTTACTCCCGGGATTTGGCGCCGGCGTTGTTCGAGATTGTCTGGGGTGGTGGGAAGCTCGCGGAGTTGCCTGGGTCTGTGAGGCGGCTTCTCGCCGCTGTTGCGGCAAGCGTCGGGGGGCCTATTGACGAGATACACAGTGGTGTTTTACTGGGGAGGCTGTTTATTGGGCATTGTTCGCAGTGTGGGTTGAGTGTCAAGCCATGCCGGTATATAAAGCTGTAGGTGGGGTAAAAATAGCGGTTGACGCGTTGGTTAAGATAGTAATTAATGACAGGTTGGCGGCTGAGGTTGTGGCGAATCCCGAGGACTTGGAGGACTTGGGGATTGGCTACGCCTACAGCGAGGGGTTTATCTCAGATCTTGGCGACGTGGCCGAGGTGAGGGTGGCGGGGGACGAGGTGAGGCTGTGGATTAAGAGGCCCGTGGATGGGCCGGCGAGGCGTCTGGAGGACTGCGGCGTGGGGCATCTTTTAAAGGCTGTGGGGGGCGGCGGGGCTGTGGATGTGGAGTACATGAAGCGTCTGGCGGGGGATTTTACGAAGCTTACTATCTGGCACGTGGATCCCCACCTGGCTATGCACACCTCAGCTCTTTACCTGGATGGGGAGTGGCTGGTGGTTCACGACACGAGTAGGCACAGCGGCGTGATTAAGCTTATTGGTAAGTACCTGAGGAGGGGCGGCGCCGGGGTGAGGATAGCCTTCACCACGGGCAGGGTGTCTTCCGACATGGTTTACCGCCTCGCCACTATAGGCGTCGACGGCATTGTCTCCCTCAGGGGGCCGCTGTACAGCGGGCTTGAGGCGGCGTGTAGGCTGGGGATACCGCTTGTGTCCAACGTGCGGAATACAGGCTTCACGAGGCTTTGCTGATTTTTCGAAATTCTCTCGAATAAGAGATTAATAAGAAGGGTTTGATTGGTACGTGTCGTTCGAAGTTCTTTTGAAACACTATGAAGCGGTTAAGAGGGATCTCGAGAGGCTGTACGTCGAGGTTCCAGAGGGGGTTGACGGCTTGATGAGTCTCTACAATGGTGAGGAGGACTACACGTGTTTCACGGCGCGTAAAATCATGGGTAGGAGGGATAAGGGGGCTCAGCGCAACGTGTTCCTATGACGGCGGTAACTAGGAGGGGTTTTATCAAAATAGCGGCGCTGGCCACGGCCGCCCTCGGCATTGGGGCTGAGGCGCAGGTCCCGTTTAAGGCTACCAAGACGACGTGGGAGCTCGGCGAGATAGGGGGGAAGGTGGATCTGCCGCGGGCCTCGGTTGTCCCCGTCATCTGTCCATACTGCTCTGTTGGGTGTTCAATAGACATGTACGTGTCGGGGGGCAAGGTTGTGTGGAGCAGGGGGTCGGCGGATTCGCCTATTAACTTCGGGGCTCTGTGCCCCAAGGGCAAGGCGGCTTTTCAGCTGGTGGAGAACGAGCTTAGGGTGACCAAGCCCCTGATTAGGACGGGGCCGAAGCCTCCCCCCGAGGAGATTCTTGCAGCTAAGACGTGGGACGAGCTTCTGGCTGTGGTTAGGAAGTACCCGCCGAGGTGGAGGGAGGCTACGTGGGACGAGGCTTTCCAGCTCATCGCCTCTAGGCTGGCGAAGATTTTAAACGACTGGAGAGCCTCCACAGGTTCGCCTAGGCAGAAAGACGGCTTCTACTACGTGGGTAGGAACGTGCCTATACAGGTAATTGGCTCGTCGGTATTGACTAATGAGGAGGCTTACTTGACAAAGAAAATCGCAACGTTTTTGGGGACTTCTAATATGGATTCACAGTACCGCAAGTGCCACTCCTCGACTGTCAGCTCCCTAGCTGTGACCTACGGCTGGGGGGCAGAGACGGCGTCTATTGAAGACGTGGCGCTGGCGGACGTGGTGTTGTTCTGGTCCAGCCCCGCCGAGGCTCACCCGCTGTCCTTCGCCTACTTCTCCAAGGCTAAGAGGGAGAGAGGGACTATCTTCATCACTTTTGATCCCAGGTACTCCAGAACGGCTGCGGCATCTGACATATGGGTGCCGTTTAGGTCGGGCACAGACACCGCTATTCTGCTGTACATACTGCACCACGCGTTTTTCGAGCGCAACCCGCCCATAGACCAGCTGGAGGAGTTTAAGAGGCTTAGGGCTAGGTGGAATATTACCGACGACGACTTGGCCGACTTGAAGGAGCTGTTGAAGGAGTATGACGCAGACACGGTTTCAAACATAAGCGGCGTGCCTAAGGATCTTTTGAGGACTGTGGCGTCTATATACGTGGAGAACAGCGGTGTGGTGACTGGACACAAGAAGCACGGCATTATCCAGTGGGCCATGGGCTTCACGCAACACACCAACGCCACTATCAACATAATCAGAGCAGCTACAATTGTCCAGTTGCTTCTTGGAAACGTGGGGTACCCCGGAGGGGGGGCCCACCCGTTCCGCGGCCACAGCAACGTCCAAGGCGCCACCGACGTGCAGGGCGGCGGCGTTGACGGACTTCCGGGGTACCACGGGTTCCCGCTGTCCCCGCTTGAGGTGAGGCTGTACCAAGACTGGAAGCTCCAAGGAATGCCGGATGCGTGGAGCTGGTCGGTGCCGGACTGGGGTAGGTCTGCCTTCGCCACAACAGCCCCGGAGGCGGGTAAGGCAGATATCGGCAAGGTGCTCCAAGTGTTTAAGTACTACGGGTGGAGGAGGATGGAGCTGGCGTGGGGCGTGTTCTGCGGAACGGTGCCCGAGGACGATCCGCAGAACGGCACGGTTGTATGCGACTTCCCAGTGGGCACCGGCACCACTGAGGTGATGTTGCCAAGGAGGGCACTCGCCGGGGAGATCAAGGCGGCTCTCATATTCGGCGAAAACCCAGCCGTCACAAACCCCAACGCCAAGATAGTGATGGCCGGCCTCGCCGCGCTTGATCTGCTGGTTGTCTATGACCTCTTCGAGACGGAGACTGCGTGGTTTGCCGACGTGCTGTTGCCAGCGGCGTCTTTCGCCGAGAAGGAGGGCACGAGGACCAACGGGAACAGGGTCCTGCAGTGGACCTACCGCGCGCTTCCGCCCAAGGGCGACGCCAAGCCGGAGTATTGGATACTCACAAAGCTGTACCAGTACCTGCGCCGGGCCGGGGCCTTGGTTTTGCCGAGCGAGGCGGCGGGCGTCGGTAAGGAGCAGGTTAAGTTTAGAAAAGGCGGGAAGCTGGTGTTTGTATACGAGAGGCAGCTGAAGCCCGACGCCAGTTGGGACTACTCAGGTGGTTTGGGGAAGAGCGCCCCGATTTCTCCCATAGAGGCTGAGGCCAACCCCAGGTTGATAAATAAAGAGATTAACTTCACTATGTTGATTTACCAGGGGATGTATGACCCCATACGCGACGAGTTTACCTCAATGAGGAGGGTTGCGCAGTTCCGCAAGCTTGGGCAGATAGACGGGGTGTTCAGCTCCGAGTTCAAGGTCTACAAGGACTGGGGGTGGGCTTGGCCTATGAATGTCCGTTTCCTCTACAACTACGATTCTCTGAAGGCCGTGCTGGGGGTCACGGACAAGGTAAAGGCGGCGGGTAAGGATTGGGAGCTGTCTGGCGAGGCAGGTGAGTGGATTGACGAGTTCACGGGTGAGTACCGCCCGGCGTTTGTGCCCGGCCACAACTTCTGGGTGCCGAGGAGCTTCAAGAGGAGGTTATCTGGCATTGCCGACGTCTTCGGCGGGCTGGATATTATGCACTTTGTGAAGACCGGGGAGGTGAGGATACTGGGGAAGTTCGTTGTGGAGGAGGGTGGCGAGGTGAAGGCGGTGTCGTACGACGAGTTTGTGGCTAGGACCGGGATGAAGTATCTATGGGCCAACGACACTTTGTACTGGGATCAAGACACAACTTCGCTTAAGGCGGCTTTGAAGAGGCCCTTCTTCACCGGCGGGGACTGGAGGTCTTTCAAGCCGAATTACCAGAAGATGAGGGACTTACTTGCGCAGTACTACCAGCAGCTGGGTAGTTTGAAGGATGCAACCCTTAAGGTGATTTCTGAGATGGGTGGGTGGTACAAGGGATACAGCTTCCAGTGGCCGATACACACAGAGCCGGTGGAGTCGCCGTTGCCCGAGCTGGCCATTAAGTACCCGACGCTGGCTTGGCTAAACCCCTACAACCTCATGGTGTTGCAAGACCAGCCCGATATTACCAAGGGCAAAAACGTCGGCGTGGCTCTGACGCCTGACGATCTCAAGGACGTGCCGGGGGAGCTGGTTGTGATTACCAGCAACAGACTTACGGAGCACTTCCACAGCGGCGCCATGACTAGAAACGTGCCGTACCTCGCGGAGCTGGTGCCGGAGCCCTTTGTCTACGTGCCGAGGAGCCTCGCGGAGAAGCTGGGGGTGAAGTCGGGCGACTACGTCGACGTCGTGACGCTGAGAGGCGGCTTGAGGATGAAGGCGTACGTCACAGACGGCGAGGCCTACCTCAAGGTAAACGGTAAGGAGCTACCGGTGATAAACGTGATTTGGGCCTTCAGCTTCGAGGGA
The sequence above is drawn from the Pyrobaculum ferrireducens genome and encodes:
- a CDS encoding molybdopterin-dependent oxidoreductase, whose product is MTAVTRRGFIKIAALATAALGIGAEAQVPFKATKTTWELGEIGGKVDLPRASVVPVICPYCSVGCSIDMYVSGGKVVWSRGSADSPINFGALCPKGKAAFQLVENELRVTKPLIRTGPKPPPEEILAAKTWDELLAVVRKYPPRWREATWDEAFQLIASRLAKILNDWRASTGSPRQKDGFYYVGRNVPIQVIGSSVLTNEEAYLTKKIATFLGTSNMDSQYRKCHSSTVSSLAVTYGWGAETASIEDVALADVVLFWSSPAEAHPLSFAYFSKAKRERGTIFITFDPRYSRTAAASDIWVPFRSGTDTAILLYILHHAFFERNPPIDQLEEFKRLRARWNITDDDLADLKELLKEYDADTVSNISGVPKDLLRTVASIYVENSGVVTGHKKHGIIQWAMGFTQHTNATINIIRAATIVQLLLGNVGYPGGGAHPFRGHSNVQGATDVQGGGVDGLPGYHGFPLSPLEVRLYQDWKLQGMPDAWSWSVPDWGRSAFATTAPEAGKADIGKVLQVFKYYGWRRMELAWGVFCGTVPEDDPQNGTVVCDFPVGTGTTEVMLPRRALAGEIKAALIFGENPAVTNPNAKIVMAGLAALDLLVVYDLFETETAWFADVLLPAASFAEKEGTRTNGNRVLQWTYRALPPKGDAKPEYWILTKLYQYLRRAGALVLPSEAAGVGKEQVKFRKGGKLVFVYERQLKPDASWDYSGGLGKSAPISPIEAEANPRLINKEINFTMLIYQGMYDPIRDEFTSMRRVAQFRKLGQIDGVFSSEFKVYKDWGWAWPMNVRFLYNYDSLKAVLGVTDKVKAAGKDWELSGEAGEWIDEFTGEYRPAFVPGHNFWVPRSFKRRLSGIADVFGGLDIMHFVKTGEVRILGKFVVEEGGEVKAVSYDEFVARTGMKYLWANDTLYWDQDTTSLKAALKRPFFTGGDWRSFKPNYQKMRDLLAQYYQQLGSLKDATLKVISEMGGWYKGYSFQWPIHTEPVESPLPELAIKYPTLAWLNPYNLMVLQDQPDITKGKNVGVALTPDDLKDVPGELVVITSNRLTEHFHSGAMTRNVPYLAELVPEPFVYVPRSLAEKLGVKSGDYVDVVTLRGGLRMKAYVTDGEAYLKVNGKELPVINVIWAFSFEGYVTGPQGNFLNPDVGDVVTTIQESKAWMGKIRKASAV
- a CDS encoding sulfurtransferase FdhD, with the protein product MPVYKAVGGVKIAVDALVKIVINDRLAAEVVANPEDLEDLGIGYAYSEGFISDLGDVAEVRVAGDEVRLWIKRPVDGPARRLEDCGVGHLLKAVGGGGAVDVEYMKRLAGDFTKLTIWHVDPHLAMHTSALYLDGEWLVVHDTSRHSGVIKLIGKYLRRGGAGVRIAFTTGRVSSDMVYRLATIGVDGIVSLRGPLYSGLEAACRLGIPLVSNVRNTGFTRLC